One window of the Pseudomonas lurida genome contains the following:
- a CDS encoding thiol-disulfide oxidoreductase DCC family protein: MYNNTDWPLTLYFDGECPLCAREIRILQRHASDNRLLFVDISSAGFDAKALGFTVEQMQSSLHARFADGRWLTGLDATLWSWRAAGLGFWATPLTWRALRPLFELGYRLFCRLRPHLAWLPHPDGGRRCVDNRCTVAQSEPESDKKPASKIKHV; the protein is encoded by the coding sequence ATGTACAACAATACGGATTGGCCGCTGACGCTGTACTTTGACGGTGAATGCCCGCTGTGTGCGCGCGAAATCCGGATCCTGCAACGGCACGCCTCTGATAATCGACTGCTGTTTGTCGACATCAGCAGCGCTGGGTTTGACGCCAAGGCACTTGGTTTCACAGTCGAGCAGATGCAGTCCTCACTGCATGCGCGTTTCGCTGATGGTCGCTGGCTAACCGGCCTGGACGCCACCCTGTGGAGCTGGCGAGCCGCTGGCTTGGGGTTTTGGGCCACGCCACTGACATGGCGTGCACTGCGCCCGCTGTTTGAATTGGGTTATCGCCTTTTCTGCCGCTTACGTCCCCATTTGGCGTGGTTACCTCACCCGGACGGTGGTCGTCGCTGTGTCGATAACCGTTGCACGGTGGCGCAGTCAGAACCCGAGTCCGACAAGAAGCCCGCGTCGAAAATAAAGCACGTCTAG
- a CDS encoding DUF2256 domain-containing protein: protein MKKSELPVKKCAVCGLDFAWRKKWARCWDEVRYCSQRCRRNKAANAGSVK from the coding sequence GTGAAGAAGAGCGAACTGCCGGTCAAAAAGTGCGCGGTCTGCGGATTAGATTTTGCCTGGCGCAAGAAATGGGCGCGCTGTTGGGATGAGGTCCGCTACTGCTCGCAGCGTTGCCGTCGAAACAAGGCCGCAAACGCTGGGAGTGTGAAGTAG
- the uraH gene encoding hydroxyisourate hydrolase yields MTVLKTLFAGIVLSVVSSLASAATNPLSVHVLNLQDGLPSAGVNVTLEKQSGKSWNMLNHATTNEQGRVTGLYPEGQALEKGTYRVTFKTGEWFAAHNTSSFFPEVPVIFEVDGTVPHYHIPLLLSPYGFSTYRGN; encoded by the coding sequence ATGACTGTATTGAAAACGCTGTTCGCTGGCATCGTATTGAGTGTCGTATCGTCGCTGGCATCAGCGGCAACCAACCCGCTCAGCGTGCATGTGCTCAACCTACAAGATGGCCTGCCGTCAGCGGGTGTCAATGTCACCCTGGAAAAACAGTCCGGGAAGAGCTGGAACATGCTCAACCATGCAACGACGAACGAACAAGGTCGTGTGACCGGGCTGTACCCGGAAGGTCAGGCCCTGGAGAAAGGCACTTACCGTGTCACCTTCAAAACCGGTGAATGGTTCGCCGCCCACAACACCTCGAGTTTCTTCCCGGAGGTACCGGTGATTTTTGAGGTGGACGGCACTGTCCCGCACTACCACATTCCCTTGCTCCTCAGCCCGTACGGTTTCTCTACCTACAGAGGGAATTGA
- a CDS encoding GlcG/HbpS family heme-binding protein → MRKSLSTSLLVPLAMSSALAVAAPDHVVQRKDVSLAMANDLLNAALAACHAQGRTAVGAVVDRGGNLVAVQRDDDVGPHNTLAAQRKAYTALSTKTPTRLLAERARTTPDAENLNTLDELLLLGGGVPLLFEGQVIGAIGMAGAGGAATDEGCALAAINKILPAVKH, encoded by the coding sequence ATGCGTAAAAGCCTATCCACTTCATTGCTGGTGCCTCTCGCAATGAGCTCTGCGCTCGCCGTTGCAGCGCCCGACCACGTTGTGCAGCGCAAGGACGTGTCACTGGCAATGGCCAATGACTTATTGAATGCCGCGCTGGCAGCCTGTCATGCCCAGGGGCGCACCGCCGTTGGCGCAGTCGTCGACCGTGGCGGCAACTTGGTCGCCGTCCAACGCGACGACGATGTCGGCCCGCACAACACGCTGGCGGCTCAGCGAAAAGCCTACACCGCGCTGTCGACCAAGACCCCAACACGGCTATTGGCAGAACGTGCCCGCACGACGCCGGATGCTGAGAACCTCAACACCCTGGATGAGCTGTTGCTGCTAGGCGGCGGCGTGCCGTTGCTGTTTGAGGGGCAAGTCATCGGGGCTATCGGAATGGCCGGTGCCGGTGGGGCAGCAACCGATGAAGGGTGTGCATTAGCCGCTATCAACAAAATCCTACCTGCCGTCAAACACTAA
- a CDS encoding potassium transporter Kup produces the protein MRPLSETATAVNEHTPSKTSGVGLLVAAVGVVYGDIGTSPLYTLKEVFSGHYGVQVNHDGVLGILSLIFWSLIWVVSIKYVLFILRADNQGEGGIMALTALARRAAAPYPHMSKVLVLLGLFGAALFYGDSMITPAISVLSAVEGLQLAFDGIEHWVVPLSVIVLVALFLIQKHGTARIGVLFGPVMVLWFVVLGALGIYGILQRPEVLQALNPAWAVQFFVAHPGIGVAILGAVVLALTGAEALYADMGHFGRKPISRAWFMLVLPGLALNYFGQGALILENPEAVRNPFYLLAPSWALLPMVALSTLATIIASQAVISGAFSLTRQAIQLGYVPRMFIQHTSSQEQGQIYIGTVNWALMVGVVLLVIGFESSSNLAAAYGVAVTGTMLITTILSSAVALLLWKTPRWVAIPLLLGFLLVDSLYFAANAPKIFQGGAFPVIAGIGLFILMTTWKRGRKIIVERLDETALPLPLFISSIRSQPPHRVQGTAVFLTARADAVPHALLHNLLHNQVLHEQVVLLTVVSEDSPRVSADQRFEVEAYGEGFFRVSLHFGFMEEPDVPMALKLCHLNELDFSPMRTTYFLSRETVIPTQRIGMARWRENLFAFLLKNANSNLKYFKLPLNRVIELGTQVEM, from the coding sequence ATGCGCCCCTTGAGTGAGACAGCGACCGCCGTAAATGAACACACCCCTTCCAAGACGTCAGGGGTGGGCTTGCTCGTCGCTGCGGTCGGGGTGGTTTATGGGGATATTGGCACCAGCCCCCTCTATACATTGAAGGAGGTTTTTTCCGGCCATTATGGCGTTCAGGTCAATCACGACGGTGTGCTGGGCATTCTGTCACTGATCTTTTGGTCATTGATCTGGGTCGTCTCGATCAAGTACGTGCTGTTTATTCTGCGCGCTGACAACCAGGGCGAAGGCGGCATCATGGCGTTGACAGCGTTGGCCCGCCGCGCAGCAGCGCCTTATCCGCACATGAGTAAAGTCCTGGTTCTGCTCGGCCTGTTCGGTGCAGCGCTTTTTTACGGGGACAGCATGATCACCCCCGCGATTTCTGTGCTCTCGGCGGTGGAAGGGTTACAGCTCGCCTTTGACGGAATAGAACACTGGGTCGTGCCACTGTCGGTGATCGTCCTAGTGGCGTTGTTCTTGATACAGAAACATGGCACGGCTCGCATCGGTGTCCTGTTTGGCCCGGTCATGGTGCTATGGTTCGTGGTGTTGGGTGCCCTCGGGATCTACGGTATCTTGCAGCGCCCCGAAGTGCTGCAAGCGCTCAACCCTGCTTGGGCGGTACAGTTTTTCGTCGCCCATCCGGGAATAGGCGTGGCAATACTGGGTGCCGTCGTATTGGCGTTGACCGGCGCCGAAGCACTGTATGCCGACATGGGCCACTTTGGTCGCAAACCGATTTCGCGTGCCTGGTTCATGCTGGTATTGCCTGGCCTGGCGCTCAATTACTTTGGCCAGGGTGCCCTGATCCTGGAGAACCCGGAGGCGGTGCGCAATCCATTCTATTTGCTCGCGCCTAGCTGGGCGTTGCTCCCCATGGTCGCGCTTTCCACACTGGCTACCATCATCGCTTCTCAAGCAGTGATCTCCGGTGCTTTTTCCCTGACGCGCCAGGCGATCCAGCTAGGGTACGTGCCCCGGATGTTTATCCAGCACACCTCCAGCCAGGAGCAGGGTCAGATTTACATCGGCACCGTCAACTGGGCATTGATGGTGGGTGTGGTACTGCTGGTGATCGGCTTCGAGTCTTCCAGTAACTTGGCGGCTGCGTATGGCGTGGCTGTCACAGGCACTATGTTGATCACCACCATTCTGTCTTCAGCCGTGGCCCTGCTGCTCTGGAAAACACCGCGCTGGGTGGCTATCCCGCTGCTGCTCGGTTTTCTACTGGTCGACAGCTTGTACTTCGCGGCCAATGCGCCGAAGATTTTCCAGGGGGGTGCGTTCCCGGTGATCGCCGGTATCGGGTTGTTCATCTTGATGACCACGTGGAAGCGGGGGCGCAAAATCATCGTCGAGCGGCTGGACGAGACCGCGCTGCCCCTGCCGTTGTTCATCAGTAGCATCCGTTCGCAGCCGCCGCACCGGGTGCAAGGTACAGCGGTTTTCCTGACCGCCAGGGCGGATGCCGTTCCCCATGCACTCTTGCACAACCTCTTGCATAACCAGGTGCTGCACGAGCAAGTGGTGCTTCTCACCGTAGTGTCCGAAGACAGCCCTCGAGTGAGTGCAGACCAACGGTTTGAGGTCGAAGCTTATGGAGAAGGGTTCTTCCGTGTCAGCCTCCACTTCGGTTTCATGGAGGAGCCCGACGTTCCCATGGCCTTGAAGCTGTGTCATTTGAATGAGCTGGATTTCAGCCCGATGCGCACGACCTATTTTCTCAGTCGTGAGACAGTGATCCCGACCCAGCGTATTGGCATGGCACGCTGGCGAGAAAACCTGTTCGCGTTTCTGCTGAAGAACGCCAACAGCAACCTCAAGTATTTCAAATTGCCATTGAACAGGGTGATTGAACTGGGTACTCAAGTGGAGATGTAA
- a CDS encoding SDR family oxidoreductase, with product MNSAFKMNSLGEGYRALVIGASGALGSAFCEWLNQDPRCAGVRELGRNSVPCLDLEDADSIARAAAELTGEAPYQLILHAAGLLHREGIKPEKSYAAIEADALHSVFQVNTVGPALVLRYFLPLLDPQGAMAMLSAKVGSIGDNRLGGWYAYRASKAALNMLIKTAAIELARTRPQARLLSLHPGTVISGLSQPFRGASAARPADIAARELLTLIDRLEPADSGHFFAYDGERLPW from the coding sequence ATGAACAGTGCGTTCAAGATGAATTCCCTTGGCGAGGGCTATCGTGCCTTGGTGATTGGCGCCAGTGGTGCGCTCGGCTCGGCTTTTTGTGAATGGCTCAATCAGGATCCACGGTGTGCGGGCGTACGTGAGCTGGGGCGCAACAGCGTTCCATGCCTGGACCTGGAGGATGCGGACAGTATCGCCAGAGCGGCCGCAGAATTGACTGGAGAAGCACCGTATCAGTTGATCTTGCATGCAGCCGGCCTGCTCCATCGCGAGGGAATAAAGCCTGAAAAAAGTTACGCCGCGATTGAAGCAGATGCACTGCATTCGGTATTTCAAGTCAATACTGTGGGGCCCGCCCTGGTGTTGCGTTACTTCCTGCCGTTGCTAGACCCTCAGGGCGCAATGGCAATGCTCTCTGCCAAGGTCGGTAGCATCGGTGATAACCGCCTGGGCGGCTGGTACGCCTATCGCGCTTCCAAGGCGGCATTGAACATGCTGATTAAAACCGCGGCAATCGAACTGGCACGAACCCGTCCCCAGGCGCGCTTGCTGAGCCTGCATCCCGGCACGGTGATCTCGGGCTTGTCACAGCCCTTTCGTGGGGCTTCTGCCGCGAGACCAGCAGACATCGCTGCACGCGAATTGTTAACGCTGATTGACCGCTTGGAGCCTGCCGACAGCGGCCACTTCTTTGCTTACGACGGAGAGCGCCTACCCTGGTAG
- a CDS encoding PAS domain-containing protein: MIDAELLKLMVETSDDGIVIAEQEGDENILIYANPAFQRLTGYSVDDILYQDCRFLQGDDRDQAGLAVIREAIKNHRPCRQIIRNYRKDGSAFWNELSITPVFNDADQLTYYIGIQKDVSAEFEAVARVRELEAEVEHLKVQLAQWQSTSPMLQNPTH, translated from the coding sequence ATGATCGACGCAGAACTGCTGAAATTGATGGTTGAAACCTCCGATGACGGCATTGTGATTGCCGAGCAGGAAGGCGATGAGAACATCCTGATCTATGCCAACCCCGCCTTCCAGCGCCTGACGGGCTACAGCGTCGACGACATCCTGTATCAGGACTGCCGCTTCCTGCAGGGCGATGACCGGGACCAAGCCGGCTTGGCCGTTATTCGCGAAGCGATAAAGAACCATCGCCCTTGCCGGCAGATCATTCGCAACTACCGTAAAGACGGCAGTGCGTTCTGGAATGAGCTGTCGATTACCCCGGTATTCAACGACGCTGATCAACTGACTTATTACATCGGGATCCAGAAGGACGTGAGCGCCGAATTCGAGGCTGTCGCGCGTGTGCGCGAACTGGAAGCGGAAGTCGAACACTTGAAGGTTCAACTGGCTCAATGGCAATCCACGTCCCCAATGCTTCAGAACCCAACGCATTAA
- a CDS encoding heavy metal response regulator transcription factor translates to MRILVVEDEAKTADYLHKALTESGYVVEVALDGLEGQYLAQESEFDLIILDVMLPGLDGWQLLQVIRRKWQTPVLFLTARDSVEDRVKGLESGADDYLVKPFSYAELLARVRTLLRRGPPREVEQFLVADLSLDLLRRKVTRRGERLILTNKEFALLHLLVSREGEVLSRSLIASQIWQMNFDSDTNVVDVAIRRLRAKVDDPYALKLIHTVRGIGYMLEVQS, encoded by the coding sequence ATGCGTATCCTGGTCGTTGAAGATGAAGCCAAAACAGCGGATTACCTCCACAAAGCCCTGACTGAATCTGGCTACGTGGTCGAAGTCGCCCTGGATGGCCTGGAGGGCCAGTACCTGGCGCAGGAAAGTGAGTTCGACTTGATCATTCTGGACGTCATGCTGCCGGGCCTGGATGGATGGCAATTGCTTCAGGTCATTCGGCGCAAGTGGCAAACCCCGGTGCTTTTTCTCACCGCCCGGGATTCCGTGGAAGACCGGGTCAAGGGGCTCGAGTCAGGGGCCGATGATTACCTCGTCAAACCCTTTTCCTATGCCGAGTTGTTGGCACGTGTACGGACCTTGCTACGCAGGGGGCCGCCCCGTGAGGTCGAGCAGTTTTTGGTCGCCGACCTGAGCCTGGATCTGTTGCGACGCAAGGTCACGCGCAGGGGCGAACGCCTGATCCTGACCAACAAGGAGTTTGCCCTCTTGCACCTGCTGGTCAGCCGAGAAGGGGAGGTGCTCTCGCGCTCGTTGATTGCCTCGCAGATCTGGCAGATGAACTTTGACAGTGACACCAATGTGGTCGATGTCGCCATCCGTCGACTGCGGGCCAAGGTGGACGACCCCTATGCGCTCAAGCTGATACACACCGTGCGAGGCATTGGCTACATGCTCGAGGTGCAATCCTGA
- a CDS encoding heavy metal sensor histidine kinase, producing the protein MKLFPRALSLRLAVMFALVSALLLGSIGFYLYQSLQREIAWRDDQALLGRLERMQALLNDSASVEQLRHRPKLYENMLGNRDNLLWIVDGSGQALIEINPVGMSVPTLPAAAQARLGDGDASQGVRLAWKDVMQGGRSLTLIAGKLLGEREQMLGAYRLKLWLAMSVGALLAFVLGGWVSRRGLQPVRMLAQRAASIDAQHLHLRLDEFNELTELQALSQALNQMLARLEDGFAQLSRFSEDLAHEMRTPLSNLMGHTQQSLRHSRSVEDYQNLLVSNQEEYERLARMIDSMLFLARTEQSQACVHDDPINLHDLVEQLCEYFEGVAQERDMTLVNHAHAQLRADPVLIRRALANVVANALRYGSPATDVVINSVVWEDRVEVSVHNQGPPISAEHLPRLFERFYRCDPSRNQPDDSGGLGLAIVRSIMQLHGGRVTVESDQSGTTFRLAFPA; encoded by the coding sequence CTGAAACTGTTTCCGCGTGCCCTGAGCCTGCGCCTGGCGGTCATGTTCGCGCTGGTCAGTGCGCTGCTGCTGGGTTCCATCGGTTTTTATCTTTATCAATCGTTACAACGGGAAATCGCCTGGCGCGATGACCAGGCGCTGCTAGGTCGCCTGGAGCGTATGCAAGCGTTGCTAAACGACAGCGCCAGCGTCGAGCAACTACGACATCGACCCAAGCTCTACGAAAATATGCTGGGCAACCGTGACAACCTGCTCTGGATTGTCGACGGCTCCGGTCAGGCGCTGATCGAAATCAACCCCGTCGGCATGAGCGTGCCCACGTTGCCTGCCGCAGCCCAGGCCCGGCTCGGTGACGGCGATGCTTCGCAGGGAGTCCGACTGGCCTGGAAGGATGTCATGCAGGGGGGACGAAGCTTGACCCTGATTGCTGGCAAGTTGTTAGGTGAGCGTGAGCAGATGCTGGGGGCTTACCGACTCAAGCTCTGGCTCGCCATGTCAGTCGGGGCTTTGTTGGCGTTTGTGCTGGGCGGGTGGGTCAGTCGACGAGGCTTGCAACCGGTGCGTATGCTGGCGCAACGCGCGGCCAGTATCGATGCACAACATCTGCATCTGCGGCTGGATGAGTTCAACGAACTGACTGAGCTGCAAGCGCTCAGCCAGGCGCTTAATCAAATGCTTGCACGCCTTGAAGACGGGTTCGCCCAGCTGTCACGCTTCTCGGAAGACCTCGCCCATGAGATGCGCACCCCGCTCAGCAACCTGATGGGGCATACCCAGCAAAGCCTGAGGCACAGTCGGTCGGTCGAGGACTATCAAAACCTGTTGGTGTCCAATCAAGAGGAATATGAGCGCCTGGCGCGAATGATCGACAGCATGCTTTTTCTCGCGCGTACCGAGCAGTCGCAAGCCTGCGTGCACGACGATCCCATCAACCTGCATGATCTGGTCGAGCAACTGTGTGAGTATTTCGAAGGCGTCGCGCAAGAACGCGATATGACGCTGGTCAATCATGCCCACGCCCAGTTGCGTGCTGATCCGGTGTTGATCCGTCGAGCGTTGGCTAACGTGGTGGCCAATGCACTGCGTTATGGATCGCCTGCGACGGACGTGGTTATCAACAGTGTGGTGTGGGAGGACAGGGTCGAGGTCTCTGTACACAACCAAGGCCCGCCGATTTCAGCGGAGCATCTACCTCGGCTGTTTGAACGGTTCTACCGGTGCGATCCGTCACGCAACCAGCCCGATGATTCCGGTGGCCTGGGGCTGGCAATCGTGCGCTCGATCATGCAATTGCATGGCGGACGGGTGACAGTGGAGAGCGATCAATCAGGCACGACCTTCCGCTTGGCGTTTCCTGCTTGA
- a CDS encoding response regulator: protein MTTILVVDDEYLIADILGFALEDEGFMVVKAGHGQKGLEVLERERPDLIITDFMMPVMDGLEFAKAVRALPSVKHLPIILISGAQAHIGMQRSDLFNVVLEKPFNIDLIIDEVKKLLADRH from the coding sequence ATGACCACCATTCTGGTCGTCGACGACGAGTATTTGATCGCTGACATTCTTGGCTTCGCGCTAGAGGATGAGGGGTTCATGGTCGTGAAGGCAGGCCACGGTCAAAAGGGACTTGAAGTGCTTGAGAGAGAGCGCCCCGACTTGATCATCACCGATTTCATGATGCCGGTGATGGATGGACTCGAATTCGCCAAAGCCGTACGAGCCCTGCCCTCCGTTAAACACTTGCCGATTATTCTGATCAGCGGCGCGCAGGCGCACATTGGCATGCAGAGATCTGACTTGTTCAATGTTGTGTTGGAGAAACCGTTTAATATCGACTTGATCATTGACGAGGTAAAGAAACTGCTGGCTGACCGTCATTAA
- the folE gene encoding GTP cyclohydrolase I FolE: MNPSLADQYREILVGVGENPEREGLLDTPTRAAKAMQYLCNGYTMDLESVVNGALFESQNDEMVIVRDIELYSLCEHHMLPFIGKAHVAYIPTGRVLGLSKVARVVDMFARRLQIQENLTKQIADAIQHITDAAGVAVVIEAKHMCMMMRGVEKQNSVMTSSVMLGAFRESSPTRHEFLQLIGRLG; the protein is encoded by the coding sequence ATGAACCCGTCATTAGCAGATCAATACCGTGAAATTCTCGTCGGCGTAGGCGAGAACCCTGAGCGCGAAGGCTTGCTGGACACGCCCACGCGGGCGGCCAAAGCGATGCAGTACCTGTGCAACGGCTACACGATGGACCTGGAAAGCGTGGTAAACGGCGCGTTATTCGAATCGCAGAATGATGAGATGGTCATCGTACGCGACATCGAACTGTACTCATTATGTGAGCATCACATGCTGCCCTTTATCGGCAAGGCTCATGTCGCGTACATCCCCACCGGAAGGGTGCTGGGCCTGTCAAAGGTCGCCCGAGTGGTGGATATGTTCGCTCGCCGCCTACAGATCCAGGAGAACCTCACAAAACAAATTGCCGACGCCATTCAGCACATCACCGATGCCGCCGGCGTGGCGGTGGTGATCGAGGCCAAGCACATGTGCATGATGATGCGGGGCGTAGAGAAACAAAATTCGGTGATGACCTCATCGGTGATGCTGGGCGCCTTTCGTGAATCCTCCCCTACACGTCACGAGTTCCTGCAACTGATAGGACGACTGGGTTAA
- a CDS encoding ATPase domain-containing protein, translating to MVEKLKRLQSGIEGLDALLKGGLVAGSSYIIQGRPGSGKTILANQLGFHHANNGGRVLVATLLAESHDRLFQFLSTLSFYDASKVGAEIQFVSAFDTLENEGLDEVVKLLRREISRQKATVMVVDGLLNARSRADSHIDTKKFISELQGHAAFAGCTVLFLTSSRLDDGSPEHTMVDGVIEMGEELYGTRSVRRIQLRKTRGSGAMTGLHECEINDHGLVVYPRLESLYSHPSALDSADLTRIASGVASLDTILGGGLYSSSVTLVMGPSGIGKTTLGLKFLGESTPEAPGLLFGFYESPQRLRLKGVSLGVDVEGMEKSGALSIAWQPTTEGLLDGLGARLLKIVEEKGIKRVFIDSLSGMTRVSTNPARITDFLSALMNELRARGVTVFASWEMRDLFGSEVSAPNSDLSSFVDNLMLMRFFENQSELCRTLSILKVRDSSYDPSRFEMVIRDQDVDLKKASSNEPPTSSHSSLPGSTS from the coding sequence ATTGTGGAAAAGCTTAAACGCCTTCAAAGCGGAATCGAAGGGCTGGATGCTCTGCTCAAGGGGGGACTGGTTGCGGGCTCCTCATACATTATTCAGGGCCGTCCAGGGTCCGGCAAAACGATCCTCGCCAACCAACTTGGATTCCATCACGCGAATAATGGAGGGCGGGTACTGGTTGCGACGCTCCTGGCTGAATCGCACGACCGGCTTTTTCAATTTCTTTCTACCCTCAGCTTTTACGACGCCTCCAAAGTAGGCGCCGAAATCCAGTTCGTCAGCGCATTTGACACCTTGGAAAACGAAGGTCTTGACGAAGTAGTGAAGCTGCTTCGGCGCGAGATAAGCCGTCAGAAAGCAACCGTGATGGTGGTGGACGGTTTACTCAACGCACGCTCCAGAGCTGACTCGCACATTGACACCAAAAAATTCATCTCTGAGTTACAAGGCCACGCCGCCTTCGCGGGTTGCACCGTGTTATTTCTTACCAGCTCCCGCCTGGATGACGGTAGTCCAGAGCACACGATGGTCGATGGTGTGATCGAAATGGGTGAGGAGCTTTATGGCACGCGCTCAGTACGTCGTATTCAACTGCGAAAGACTCGCGGTAGCGGAGCGATGACGGGCCTCCACGAGTGTGAAATCAACGATCATGGGTTAGTGGTTTATCCACGGCTGGAAAGCCTCTACAGCCACCCGTCAGCACTCGACAGTGCCGACTTGACGCGCATCGCCAGCGGCGTCGCCTCGTTAGACACCATACTGGGTGGCGGTCTGTACAGCTCCAGCGTGACACTGGTCATGGGCCCCTCAGGAATAGGTAAAACGACCCTGGGGCTCAAGTTCCTCGGCGAGTCCACGCCTGAAGCACCCGGCTTGCTGTTTGGATTCTATGAAAGCCCACAGCGGCTGCGCTTGAAAGGTGTCTCCCTGGGGGTCGATGTAGAAGGTATGGAAAAAAGCGGCGCCTTGAGCATCGCCTGGCAACCCACCACCGAAGGCCTGCTGGATGGCTTGGGCGCCCGACTCCTGAAAATTGTCGAGGAAAAGGGCATCAAGCGTGTTTTTATCGATAGCCTCAGCGGCATGACGCGGGTTTCGACCAACCCAGCACGGATCACCGACTTTCTAAGTGCGCTGATGAACGAGCTTCGCGCCAGAGGAGTAACGGTGTTCGCGTCCTGGGAAATGCGTGATCTCTTCGGCTCGGAGGTCAGCGCACCCAACTCTGACCTGTCCAGTTTCGTTGATAACCTGATGCTTATGCGCTTCTTCGAGAATCAGTCTGAACTATGCAGGACCCTCTCTATTCTTAAAGTACGAGACAGCTCCTACGACCCCTCTCGTTTTGAGATGGTGATCCGTGACCAAGACGTTGATCTGAAAAAGGCTTCAAGCAATGAGCCACCCACATCCAGTCATTCATCGCTGCCTGGTTCAACTTCCTAA
- a CDS encoding cryptochrome/photolyase family protein: MKKSNRLCLVLGDQLSFDLASLQGLNKDRDTVLLVEVMEEASHVPHHPQKIILIFSAMRHFAEALRQQGFQVQYVTLDDPKNSGSVKGELQRWQALTHSDEIHITECGDWRLEHALKDCGLAIQWHPDSRFLCTRTEFSDWAKGKKQLRMEFFYREMRRKSGLLLNGDGSPVGGAWNFDADNRKALPKGVIPPSPARFKPDAITQDVLALVAEHFSSHYGSFDTFDYPVTHADAQALWEYFLDWGLAAFGDYQDAMASDEPFLFHARISAALNIGLLDLRQLCRDVESAYWAHRIPLNAAEGFIRQLIGWREYVRGVYWLKMPDYAGGNLFGNNRPLPAFYWTGNTQMKCMSQAIGQSLKHAYAHHIQRLMVTGNFALLAGITPTQICDWYLAIYMDAFDWVELPNTLGMVMHADGGYLGSKPYCASGQYIKRMSDYCRTCVYKVSESTTDDACPFNSLYWHFLMRHADLLRSNQRLGMVYKNLDRMTEPKQQALWDRGQELLARLDAGESL, from the coding sequence ATGAAGAAGTCGAACCGGCTGTGCCTGGTCTTGGGCGACCAGTTATCTTTCGACCTTGCCTCACTGCAAGGGCTCAACAAGGACCGTGACACGGTTCTACTGGTCGAGGTGATGGAAGAAGCCAGCCATGTGCCCCATCACCCGCAGAAAATCATCCTGATCTTCAGTGCCATGCGTCATTTCGCCGAAGCGTTACGACAGCAAGGGTTCCAGGTGCAATACGTCACGCTTGATGATCCGAAAAACAGTGGATCCGTCAAAGGCGAACTGCAGCGCTGGCAGGCATTGACGCATTCCGATGAAATACATATCACGGAGTGCGGCGACTGGCGCCTGGAACACGCCCTCAAGGACTGTGGCCTGGCCATCCAATGGCATCCCGACAGTCGCTTCCTTTGCACGCGCACCGAATTCTCTGACTGGGCCAAGGGCAAGAAGCAACTGCGCATGGAGTTCTTCTACCGCGAGATGCGTCGCAAAAGCGGGCTATTACTCAATGGCGATGGGAGCCCGGTCGGAGGCGCCTGGAACTTTGATGCGGACAACCGCAAGGCATTGCCCAAGGGCGTCATACCGCCGTCGCCGGCCCGCTTCAAGCCAGATGCGATCACCCAGGATGTGCTTGCGTTGGTAGCCGAACATTTCTCCAGTCACTATGGCAGCTTCGACACGTTCGACTACCCGGTTACACACGCGGATGCCCAGGCGTTGTGGGAGTATTTCCTCGACTGGGGGCTGGCAGCGTTCGGCGACTACCAAGATGCAATGGCCAGTGATGAACCCTTCCTGTTTCATGCCCGGATCAGCGCCGCGCTCAATATTGGCCTGTTGGACCTGCGTCAGCTGTGCCGTGACGTTGAGTCGGCGTATTGGGCCCACAGGATTCCATTAAACGCCGCCGAAGGTTTTATTCGTCAACTCATAGGTTGGCGTGAATATGTACGGGGCGTCTACTGGCTGAAAATGCCCGACTACGCCGGCGGCAATCTGTTTGGCAACAACCGGCCGCTTCCAGCGTTCTACTGGACGGGCAACACCCAAATGAAGTGCATGAGCCAGGCGATCGGCCAAAGTTTGAAACATGCCTATGCCCACCATATCCAGCGGTTGATGGTGACCGGCAACTTCGCGCTGCTGGCAGGCATCACCCCGACTCAGATCTGCGACTGGTACCTGGCAATTTACATGGACGCGTTCGACTGGGTCGAACTGCCCAATACACTGGGTATGGTCATGCACGCCGACGGCGGGTACCTGGGTTCCAAGCCTTATTGCGCCAGTGGCCAATATATAAAGCGCATGTCTGACTACTGCCGCACCTGCGTCTACAAGGTCAGTGAAAGCACGACCGACGACGCCTGCCCTTTCAATTCACTCTACTGGCATTTCCTGATGCGCCACGCAGACCTTCTGCGCAGCAATCAGCGCTTGGGCATGGTCTACAAAAACCTCGACCGGATGACTGAACCCAAACAACAAGCGCTGTGGGATCGCGGCCAGGAACTGCTCGCCAGGCTCGATGCAGGGGAATCGTTGTGA